The Microbacter sp. GSS18 genome has a segment encoding these proteins:
- the def gene encoding peptide deformylase — translation MAVLPIRIMGDPVLHAPAAPVDEITEEIRTLVADMYETMDAAPGVGLAAPQVGVALRIFVYTYQDDDGAPWRGVVINPQLWMRPLEPGAPDQDEESEGCLSFPGERFPLRRSDDVLVTGIDLEGDPVRIEVDGWRARIMQHEFDHLDGVLYIDRISDGDWKTAQKVARKRGWGRPGSSWMPGVDDLDA, via the coding sequence GTGGCAGTTCTCCCGATTCGCATCATGGGCGACCCCGTGCTCCACGCGCCCGCCGCCCCCGTCGACGAGATCACGGAGGAGATCCGCACGCTGGTCGCCGACATGTACGAGACCATGGATGCCGCACCCGGCGTGGGTCTGGCCGCGCCTCAGGTGGGCGTCGCCCTGCGCATCTTCGTCTACACGTACCAGGACGACGACGGCGCGCCGTGGCGCGGCGTCGTGATCAATCCGCAGCTGTGGATGCGCCCGCTCGAGCCGGGTGCACCCGACCAGGACGAGGAGTCCGAGGGCTGCCTGTCGTTCCCCGGCGAGCGGTTCCCGCTGCGACGCTCGGACGACGTGCTCGTCACCGGAATCGACCTCGAGGGCGACCCCGTGCGCATCGAGGTCGACGGATGGCGCGCGCGCATCATGCAGCACGAGTTCGACCACCTCGACGGCGTCCTCTACATCGACCGCATCTCGGACGGTGACTGGAAGACCGCGCAGAAGGTGGCGCGAAAGCGCGGCTGGGGCCGTCCCGGCAGCTCGTGGATGCCGGGGGTCGACGACCTCGACGCGTAG
- a CDS encoding ATP-binding cassette domain-containing protein, translated as MPRRSEPDVAIRATDLSIARASRGASDERVVDGVSFVLPHAQALAVLGPTGSGKSTLAAVLAGAAGDGIAVVGGDAEALGVSVRRPGRAHRYLTYATGYLPQSAGAKLPARLTVSEAISEPITSRDSRVNQRALSIRVAALLDELMLPLGSAAKYPYELSAGMRQRVAIARALVLQPRLFVADEPFANLDIEVHQAARDALLRRRRDVGMSALIVTNDTAAVRELDADVLVLRNGHPVAYGHSTDDLLWTPSGDADPRLIAS; from the coding sequence GGACGAGAGGGTCGTCGACGGCGTCTCCTTCGTCCTCCCGCACGCGCAAGCGCTGGCCGTTCTCGGGCCGACCGGTTCGGGCAAGTCCACGCTCGCGGCCGTGCTGGCCGGAGCGGCCGGAGACGGCATCGCCGTCGTGGGCGGTGATGCCGAGGCACTCGGCGTCTCGGTGCGGCGCCCCGGGCGCGCCCACCGCTATCTCACGTACGCGACCGGCTATCTCCCGCAGTCGGCGGGCGCGAAGCTGCCCGCGCGGCTGACGGTGTCGGAGGCGATCTCCGAGCCCATCACGAGTCGCGACTCGCGCGTGAATCAGCGGGCGCTCTCCATTCGCGTGGCCGCTCTGCTCGACGAGCTCATGCTGCCGCTGGGAAGCGCCGCCAAGTATCCCTACGAACTCAGCGCGGGCATGCGTCAGCGCGTGGCGATCGCCCGCGCGCTCGTCCTCCAGCCTCGGCTCTTCGTCGCGGACGAGCCGTTCGCGAATCTCGACATCGAGGTCCACCAGGCCGCACGCGATGCCCTGCTGCGGCGGCGCCGCGACGTCGGGATGTCCGCCCTCATCGTCACGAACGACACCGCCGCGGTGCGCGAACTCGACGCCGACGTCCTGGTCCTGCGCAACGGGCACCCGGTCGCATACGGGCACAGCACCGACGATCTGCTGTGGACGCCCAGCGGGGATGCCGATCCGCGGCTCATAGCCTCCTGA